DNA from Bradyrhizobium japonicum USDA 6:
TGTCGGCGCTGCGCTCGTCGCCGAGCTCGAGCGCGGTCAACAGGTCATGCACGGCGTCGCCGAACCTGGTCTGGTCCTCGACCAGGCCATCGAGCCGGTCGAGCCGTTTGCCGATCTTGTCCTCGAGAATGGGCCGCCAGAGATCGACCATCTTCTTCGCCGCCGTCGGCGGCGCCATGCCGGTCAGGCGCTCGCGCACCAGCATCGCCAGCGCATCCGCCAGCGGCGCGTCGGCACGGTCGGTGATTTCGTCGAACTTGCCGCGATGGAAATGATCGTCGAGCATCGCGCTGAGATTTTTCGCAACGCCCGCCATGCGGCGCGCACCAATCGCCTCGACGCGGGCCTGCTCGACCGCCTCGAACACGCCGCGCGCCTGCGGATTGCCGGGCATCAGCTTGCGATGCAGCTTTGCATCGTGACAGGCGATCTTGAGCGCGATGGAGTCGGCGTGGCCGCGCACGATCGCGGCATCACGCTTGGTCATCTTTCGCGCGGGTTCGGGCAAGCGCGCCTTGCCCGGCGCGAGCCCGGGACGCTCGGCCGCAAAACTGACCTCGAGCTCGGGCGACTTCGCGATCGCCTTCAGGCAGGAGGCCACCGAGCGCTTGAACGGCTCGGTCGGGGCTTCCTTGGTGTTACGGAATTTGGAGTTGGATGATGATGTGCTCATAGCGACTTCGTAAACGAATGGCGCGTCACGCCGCCGGGATAGCCCTTGAGGGTGCCGAACTCCTCGTACCCGCAGGAACGATAGAAGCCCGGCGCCTGAAAACTCATCGTGTCGACATGGGCCTGGATCGCGCCCTGCCGTCTTGCCTCGTCCTCGATCGCGGCGATCAGCTTCGTGCCAAGCCCCTTGCCGCGCTGCTTCTGGTCGATCCAGAAATACTGGATGAACAGAACCGTGCCCCAGAGGTGCCCGACGATGCCGCCGGCGATCTTGCGGCCGTCCTTCAACGAGACCGCGATGCTCTTGACCTTCTGTTTGCCAAACTTCTCGTCGTTGTAGGCGCCGAGCCCGGCGAGCACAGCCTTCTTGGTGGTCCCAATGGTGCGCTCGACGGTGATGGTTGGCATGGATCAGCTAAGCGCCACGTTGACTGCCGATTCCGGCAGCTCCGCGTTGAAGCAGCGCTGATAGAACTCGGCGACCAGAGGACGCTCGAGCTCGTCGCACTTGTTGAGGAAGGTGACCCGGAACGCGAAGCCGATATCGCCGAAGATGTCGGAGTTTTCCGCCCAGGTGATCACCGTGCGCGGGCTCATCACCGTCGACAGATCGCCATTGGCGAAGGCGTTGCGGGTGAGATCGGCGAGGCGAACCATCTTGTTGACGATGTCGCGGCCCTCCTGGGTGCGATAGTGCTTGGCCTTGGCCAGCACGATCTCCACTTCCTCGTCATGGCTGAGATAGTTCAGCGTCGTGACGATCGACCAGCGGTCCATCTGGCCCTGGTTGATCTGCTGGGTGCCGTGATAGAGGCCCGAGGTGTCGCCGAGGCCGACCGTGTTGGCGGTCGAAAACAGGCGGAACGCCGGGTGCGGCTTGATCACCTTGTTCTGGTCGAGCAGCGTCAGGCGGCCGGAGACCTCCAGCACGCGCTGGATCACGAACATCACGTCGGGGCGGCCGGCGTCGTATTCGTCGAACACCAGCGCGACGTTATTCTGGAGCGCCCAGGGCAGGATGCCGTCGCGGAATTCGGTGACCTGCTTGCCGTCGCGGACCACGATCGAGTCCTTGCCGACGAGGTCGATACGGCTGATGTGGCTGTCGAGATTGACGCGCACGCAGGGCCAGTTCAGGCGCGCGGCGACCTGCTCGATATGGGTGGATTTACCGGTGCCGTGATAGCCGGTGACCATCACGCGGCGATTGCGGGCAAAGCCGGCGAGAATGGCGAGTGTGGTGGCGCGGTCGAAGCGGTAGTCGGAATCGACTTCGGGCACATGAGGATCGACTTCGGAATAGGCCGGGACTTCGAGATCGCTGTCGATCCCGAACACCTGGCGCACCGACACCTTCATGTCGGGCAGACCGGAAACTTCCTCAACTTTGGACAGGGCGGCGGTCGTCATCAATCCTCCGAGGCCCCGGGCGGTCCCGAGACCAGTTATTTGCACGTTGGCTGCGGCTGGGTGCGGTTGCGAACCTATCAGAGACAACGTGCCGGCAGAAGCCCGCGCCTCAATCAAAGTTCCATTGTCTTTTCATTTAGATAGGCAAGGAACGCGATTTTTGGAGGGCTGCCTTGCGAATCACGCTCGAATTTCGGGCGGGAGGCGTGGCCTGCCTACGCGAATGGCACTTTTACCGCGTGCACCTACTTATGTAGGGTCCGAACCCCGGTGCTCCAGCCCCCAAGAAAACGTGACGTCCTTTCTCGATCCCCTCATATCCTTCGTTTCGGCCCATGCGTGGCTGGCCTATCTGACCCTGTTCCTGGCCGCGCTGCTCGAAGCCGTTCCGGTGGTGGGGTCGGTGATCCCCGGCTCGACCATCATTCTGGCGCTGAGCGCGCTGGTTCCGGGCGGGGAATTGAAGCTGCAATGGGTGCTGCTGGCGGCGGCGATCGGCGCCGTGCTGGGGGACGGCTCGGCCTACTGGATCGGGCACCGGCGGCAGCGCGAGATCCTCAATACCTGGCCGCTGACCAACTATCCGCGCGTGGTTGCCGAGAGCGAAAGCTTCTTCGACCGCTTCGGCACCTGGGCCGTGTTCTTCGCCCGTTTCGTGCCGCCGATCCGCGCCTTCGTGCCCGTCACCGCCGGCGCGCTGGGGATGACCCCCGCAAAGTTTTATGCCGTGAATATCCCGGCGATCCTGCTCTGGGCTCCCGCGCATGTGCTGCCGGGCGTCCTGGCGGTATCGGCCCTCCACCAATATTTCGGCGTGCCGCACCATGGGCATCCGTTCAAGCACATCTGGATCTTGATGGTGGTGGCCGTGGCGATCATCGGCGGCCTTGGCATCTGGTACTACCGCCGCCGGCAGAACGGCCTCGTCGCGACGTCCAAGCCGCGGGGTTAGTGCGGAGGACGGCGCACTCGCAGAGAGATTCTAACTAGCCCGCCGCCCCGGTGCCGGCCCCACATACCTTGCCCGCGGCCTGATCAGCTTGCCGAACTGCAATTGCTCGCTGGCGTGCGCGATCCAGCCGACGCTGCGGGCCATCGCGAACAGCGCGAGCTCGCTGCCCAAGGGCAGGCGCAGCGCGTGCACGAGGACGGCGAGCGCATAGTCGATGTTGACGAGCTCGCCGGTGGCTTCGATGATCCGCTCCGGCACTTCGCGCGTGAATTTTCGTGGCGCGCCGGCACGCGCCAGCGCGTTCAGCAGCGACTGCGCGCGGGGATCGCCGCGCTTGTAGACACCGTGGCCGAAGCCGGCAAAGCGCTCACCTAGGGCGACGCGCTCGCGAACCATCGGGGCGACATCGCGATCGATCAGCGTCTTGACGAGCTGCGAGGCCAGCACGCCGGCGCCGCCATGCTTCGGCCCTTTCAACGCGGCGAGGCCGGCGATGACGGAGTCATAGAGGTTGAGGCCGGTCGATGCCGCGCAGCGCGCGGTGAAGGTCGAGGCGTTCAATTCGTGATCGGCGAGCAGCACCAGAGCGCGGCGGATGAGGTCGGGCGCGTGCTTGTTGTCGGGCGCCCAGGCCTTCGCGATCTGCTGGTGCAGCGGCTCGGATGACGGCTCGGCGTTGAGCATGGTCGCGACCAGGAGGCGGACAATGCGCCCGCCGACCATCGCCCGGCCATCGGGCGCGCGGGTGTAGGCACGCGCGTCCGCGCTGGTCGCAAGCGCCAGCACTGCGATGGCACGGTCGATCGGCGCGGCGCGGCGGGCGGCCTCCGCGATTGCGCGCATCTCGTCGGAGATCTGGGGCTGATTGTCCGGCGTGAAGGGATCGACGTCGGAGACGTCCCACAGCAGCGTCGCCGTGTGCTCCAGCGTGTCGTTCTCGGCGAGATCGACGCAATTGACGCCGCGGTAGATCGCGCCCTCCTCGGTGATGGTCGAGATCTCCGTGTCCATGACAGGCAGGTCGGCATCGAAGCTGCGCAAGCCACGCGGCTCCGGCGACGGCACCCGGCGCTCCTTGAGGGCGCGCACGTCCTCGGCCCGATAGCGGTTCTTGCGCGAATCCGGCGTCGGCTCGGAGCGGATCAGGCCACGGCTGACATAGGCGTAGAGCGTGGCCGGCGAGATCGCGAGCTCGGCGGCAGCTTCCCGGGCCGACAGATAGAGTTCCTCGGAATTATTCATATTGATTTATGTAATCAAGATTGATCAATCTGTCGAGAGGACCGATTTTCTCCTGGTGCAGTGCAAAGGAGATTGGGTCATGAACATCCACCTCACCAAAAGCCAGATCGGGCTGGACGGCGTTCCCGCGGCCGAGACCGTGCTGAGCCATGTCGATGGCGAGCGCGGCGAGCTGATCATCGCCGGCGAGCATGTCGGCACCCTCGCAAGCCAGTCGAGCTTCGAGGGCGTCACCGCCCGGCTCTGGAACGGCGCGAGCAAGACCAGCTTAAGCGAAGCCAATGTGCGGGCGAGCCTGGGCGCAGCGCGCGAGCGAGCGTTCGCGCGGTTGCCGGAGCTGTTGCCGGCGACACGCGGCATGGGCATCGTCGACGGGTTCCGAGCGGCAGTCGCGGGCCTGCGCGCGGAGAACGGGCTGGAACATGAGGCGACGATCGTCGGCGCGTTTCCGGTGATCGCAGGCGCGCTGGTCCTTCGTGCCAAGGGATTGGAGCCGGTCGCGCCCGATCCAAATGCGAGCCACGCCGCCGATACGCTGCGGATGCTGCGCGGCGCCTCAACGGAGCCGCGTGAGGTCGCG
Protein-coding regions in this window:
- a CDS encoding GNAT family N-acetyltransferase gives rise to the protein MPTITVERTIGTTKKAVLAGLGAYNDEKFGKQKVKSIAVSLKDGRKIAGGIVGHLWGTVLFIQYFWIDQKQRGKGLGTKLIAAIEDEARRQGAIQAHVDTMSFQAPGFYRSCGYEEFGTLKGYPGGVTRHSFTKSL
- the cobS gene encoding cobaltochelatase subunit CobS → MTTAALSKVEEVSGLPDMKVSVRQVFGIDSDLEVPAYSEVDPHVPEVDSDYRFDRATTLAILAGFARNRRVMVTGYHGTGKSTHIEQVAARLNWPCVRVNLDSHISRIDLVGKDSIVVRDGKQVTEFRDGILPWALQNNVALVFDEYDAGRPDVMFVIQRVLEVSGRLTLLDQNKVIKPHPAFRLFSTANTVGLGDTSGLYHGTQQINQGQMDRWSIVTTLNYLSHDEEVEIVLAKAKHYRTQEGRDIVNKMVRLADLTRNAFANGDLSTVMSPRTVITWAENSDIFGDIGFAFRVTFLNKCDELERPLVAEFYQRCFNAELPESAVNVALS
- a CDS encoding DedA family protein → MTSFLDPLISFVSAHAWLAYLTLFLAALLEAVPVVGSVIPGSTIILALSALVPGGELKLQWVLLAAAIGAVLGDGSAYWIGHRRQREILNTWPLTNYPRVVAESESFFDRFGTWAVFFARFVPPIRAFVPVTAGALGMTPAKFYAVNIPAILLWAPAHVLPGVLAVSALHQYFGVPHHGHPFKHIWILMVVAVAIIGGLGIWYYRRRQNGLVATSKPRG
- a CDS encoding citrate synthase family protein, encoding MNNSEELYLSAREAAAELAISPATLYAYVSRGLIRSEPTPDSRKNRYRAEDVRALKERRVPSPEPRGLRSFDADLPVMDTEISTITEEGAIYRGVNCVDLAENDTLEHTATLLWDVSDVDPFTPDNQPQISDEMRAIAEAARRAAPIDRAIAVLALATSADARAYTRAPDGRAMVGGRIVRLLVATMLNAEPSSEPLHQQIAKAWAPDNKHAPDLIRRALVLLADHELNASTFTARCAASTGLNLYDSVIAGLAALKGPKHGGAGVLASQLVKTLIDRDVAPMVRERVALGERFAGFGHGVYKRGDPRAQSLLNALARAGAPRKFTREVPERIIEATGELVNIDYALAVLVHALRLPLGSELALFAMARSVGWIAHASEQLQFGKLIRPRARYVGPAPGRRAS